Proteins found in one Synergistales bacterium genomic segment:
- a CDS encoding cyclase family protein, whose translation MPHLREQHFIDISTALDNETAHWPGDTPFRRETTMELARGDFANLSQLSMSAHTGTHMDAPAHFLEGGATIDSMPITATVGTARVLEITDPAAIHAEELERHHIQQGDRLLFKTRNSSRPERNRGFIEDFVSIAPDGAEYLASRRVRCVGIDYLSVGDYPGGGAETHRILLEAGIWIIEGLQLDHVVPGAYRLICLPLKLADADGAPARAVLQYLEQG comes from the coding sequence ATGCCACACCTGCGGGAACAGCACTTTATCGATATCTCCACAGCCCTCGACAACGAGACGGCACACTGGCCCGGCGACACGCCCTTCAGGAGGGAGACCACCATGGAGCTGGCCAGGGGGGATTTCGCCAATCTCTCACAGCTTTCCATGAGCGCCCATACCGGCACCCACATGGACGCGCCGGCCCACTTTCTCGAAGGCGGCGCCACCATAGACAGCATGCCGATCACGGCGACGGTGGGTACGGCCAGGGTCCTGGAGATCACGGACCCCGCAGCCATCCACGCCGAAGAGCTGGAACGGCACCATATCCAACAAGGCGACCGGCTGCTGTTCAAAACCCGGAATTCCTCGCGGCCGGAACGGAACAGGGGCTTTATCGAGGACTTCGTCTCCATCGCTCCGGACGGAGCGGAGTATCTTGCCTCCCGCCGGGTGCGCTGCGTGGGGATCGATTATCTCTCCGTGGGCGACTATCCAGGCGGCGGCGCGGAAACCCACCGCATTCTCCTGGAGGCGGGGATCTGGATCATCGAGGGGCTCCAGCTGGATCATGTCGTCCCTGGCGCCTACAGACTGATCTGTCTCCCCCTCAAGCTGGCCGACGCTGACGGCGCCCCGGCCCGTGCGGTGCTGCAGTATCTGGAACAGGGGTAG
- a CDS encoding Hpt domain-containing protein, with protein sequence MELKAAMREHLAGEYELDAEAAEEIFEDACEGMRTALEGVEKAFAAQDGPALAGAAHTLKSNLRYLGCETLGQEAQQLEQQGKEGAFGAMDRSIADLRSKLGPVLDLS encoded by the coding sequence ATGGAACTGAAAGCAGCGATGCGGGAGCACCTTGCCGGGGAGTATGAACTTGACGCCGAGGCGGCGGAGGAGATCTTTGAAGATGCCTGTGAGGGCATGCGCACCGCCCTGGAGGGGGTGGAAAAGGCCTTTGCCGCCCAGGACGGCCCGGCGCTCGCTGGTGCGGCGCACACGCTGAAGAGCAACCTGCGTTACCTCGGGTGTGAAACGCTGGGCCAAGAGGCGCAACAGCTGGAACAGCAGGGTAAAGAGGGGGCATTCGGAGCAATGGATCGCAGCATAGCCGACCTCCGCTCCAAACTGGGCCCGGTGTTGGATCTCTCATGA
- a CDS encoding UbiX family flavin prenyltransferase, with product MRIVIASTGASGQCFFIKLLEQLHSLDVETHVILSDWGLWTLKHETGLEKTDVANLCHRIHAAEDLSAAPASGSYPHDGMVVLPCSMKTLAAIASSFADNLITRAADVTLKERRNLLLCPRETPLHEIHLEHMLRLSRMGALIMPPLPGFYGKPGTLEEFVEQFTGRVLDQLGIANSYVTRWDPNPGNPDRGPSLP from the coding sequence ATGCGGATCGTCATCGCTTCCACCGGCGCTTCGGGACAGTGTTTTTTCATCAAGCTTCTAGAACAGCTGCACTCCCTGGATGTGGAAACCCATGTCATCCTCTCCGACTGGGGATTGTGGACGCTGAAGCACGAAACCGGTCTGGAAAAGACCGATGTGGCCAACCTGTGCCACCGCATCCACGCGGCAGAGGATCTCTCCGCCGCTCCCGCCAGCGGCTCCTACCCCCACGACGGAATGGTCGTTCTTCCCTGCAGCATGAAAACCCTCGCGGCGATCGCATCCAGCTTCGCCGACAATCTGATTACCCGGGCCGCCGATGTGACGCTGAAAGAACGGCGGAACCTCCTCCTCTGCCCTCGGGAAACACCGCTCCACGAGATCCATCTGGAACATATGCTCCGTCTCAGCCGTATGGGGGCGCTGATCATGCCGCCTCTGCCCGGATTCTACGGAAAACCCGGGACACTGGAGGAGTTCGTGGAACAGTTCACCGGCCGGGTTCTCGACCAGCTGGGCATCGCCAACAGCTACGTCACCCGCTGGGATCCAAACCCAGGCAACCCCGACAGGGGGCCGTCCTTGCCGTAG
- a CDS encoding response regulator — protein sequence MMDAFRTEALQVLVVDDSSFDRKLLCKKLRDWHYAVREARDGAEAEAILQSYVPRIVITDLSMPKVCGRELIKSIRSGRLQYAYIIVLSGFADKKSIAEALRLGADDYLVKPFHPEELRTRMLAGARLLRMQSQDLLVLAMAKLTEYRSRETGFHLERVQHNTQALAEEYARGRPGSLSLDWIERIASLSVLHDIGKVAIPDSVLGKPGKLTESEFEAMKNHTSIGGRILEEIYERTGSRELGIARDIVTHHHERYDGRGYPDGLAGEEIPLAARIVSLADVYDALRSCRVYKPSFSHDEACRIITEERGRQFDPLLVDAFLNIRDVFDHIHTEYADHQEESPGG from the coding sequence ATGATGGATGCGTTCCGGACTGAGGCGCTGCAGGTGCTTGTGGTCGACGATTCGAGTTTCGACAGGAAACTGCTGTGCAAGAAACTGCGGGATTGGCACTATGCGGTCCGGGAGGCCCGTGACGGTGCAGAAGCCGAAGCCATTCTCCAGAGCTATGTTCCCCGGATCGTCATCACCGATCTCTCTATGCCGAAGGTGTGCGGCCGGGAACTGATCAAAAGCATCCGTTCGGGGCGGCTCCAGTATGCCTACATCATCGTGCTCAGCGGTTTTGCCGACAAGAAGAGCATTGCCGAGGCGCTCCGTCTCGGCGCCGACGACTATCTGGTCAAACCCTTCCACCCGGAGGAGCTGCGGACCAGGATGCTGGCCGGGGCCCGGCTCCTCCGGATGCAGAGCCAGGATCTGCTGGTGCTGGCCATGGCCAAGCTCACCGAGTACCGCAGCCGTGAGACGGGCTTCCACCTCGAACGGGTGCAGCACAACACCCAGGCTCTGGCGGAGGAATACGCCCGGGGCCGTCCCGGCAGCCTAAGCCTGGACTGGATCGAGCGGATCGCCTCCCTCTCGGTGCTCCACGATATCGGTAAGGTGGCGATCCCCGATTCGGTGCTCGGGAAGCCCGGGAAGCTCACGGAGAGCGAGTTCGAGGCCATGAAGAACCATACCTCCATCGGCGGTCGTATCCTCGAGGAGATCTACGAGCGGACAGGGTCGCGGGAGCTGGGCATCGCCAGGGATATCGTCACCCACCACCACGAACGCTACGACGGCAGGGGCTATCCCGATGGCCTGGCCGGTGAGGAGATCCCTCTGGCCGCACGGATCGTCTCCCTGGCCGATGTCTACGATGCCCTCAGGAGTTGTCGGGTCTACAAGCCGTCCTTTTCCCACGACGAGGCCTGCCGGATCATCACCGAAGAGCGGGGACGCCAGTTCGATCCGCTTCTGGTGGATGCCTTCCTGAATATCCGTGATGTCTTCGACCACATCCATACCGAGTATGCTGACCACCAGGAGGAATCCCCCGGGGGATAG
- a CDS encoding MFS transporter, which translates to LPYLVLLPVFAKDILQGGPEALGFLMGASGIGALAASVLLALRHSPVGLGKTVAAGLIAFGGCVAAFALSRIFLLSLLLIVPVGFSLVIVLTGCNTLIQTLVDDDKRSRVMSLFVMSLLGVAPLGSLHAGWLASHIGAPAVLALGGSACVLVGLVLRRKLPSLKTYCDTIYRQKGLIGDDA; encoded by the coding sequence GCTCCCCTACCTGGTTCTTCTGCCGGTCTTCGCCAAGGACATCCTCCAGGGCGGACCGGAGGCCCTGGGTTTTCTCATGGGCGCCAGCGGCATCGGTGCGCTGGCCGCTTCCGTCCTCCTGGCCCTGCGGCACAGCCCCGTGGGGCTTGGCAAGACCGTAGCGGCCGGACTGATCGCCTTCGGCGGGTGCGTGGCCGCCTTCGCCCTTTCCAGGATATTCCTCCTCTCGCTGCTCCTGATCGTTCCCGTGGGGTTCAGTCTTGTCATCGTCCTCACCGGCTGCAACACACTGATCCAGACATTGGTGGACGACGACAAGCGGAGCCGGGTGATGAGTCTCTTTGTCATGTCCCTCCTCGGCGTGGCACCCCTGGGCAGCCTCCACGCCGGGTGGCTGGCCTCCCACATCGGCGCGCCGGCGGTACTCGCCCTGGGGGGAAGCGCCTGTGTCCTGGTCGGGCTCGTCCTGCGCCGGAAGCTGCCTTCCCTGAAAACCTACTGTGACACCATCTACCGTCAAAAGGGACTGATCGGCGACGATGCATGA
- a CDS encoding sodium:solute symporter family protein: protein MNVQLGILIIYILILAGISLMAARIQQKRAEGALGYLLAGRHLPAIMVATMLAGLAIGGVSTVGVAQNAYTKGLSAGWYNAAWGTAGILVGLMAARFLRKSRVFTISEMMGRLYGPSARFAAALAQLLIMMVITSLQYVAGGAILTAILPDIFSFQGGMLTTAGLFVGIALAGGYLAGSIANLVNVVVIYLGIAAALFASFGASGGVDAVVAALPAGGPWFDWTTGVGIAVITAWMVVMITQGFSVQAISQIAFAAKDEKAAQRGFILGGIIILPAGFLCALFGIIAAAEFPGLENSAMALPSLVAHISPMVGGIFLASLWAADISTAVGLLMGSSTLVLEDIVMKLLPESSWKGREVMISRLGILLVSALTLFLALTSVSILKTITTALAITASFTLLILSRRFFPGICKRANGFWTIFASVAIWVVWTFVPASHVVPHVVYLEWPICLAVFVLTTVFGREPAGELEVDRVLSGESATEQG, encoded by the coding sequence ATGAATGTACAGTTAGGCATTTTGATTATCTATATCCTCATACTGGCGGGGATCTCCCTTATGGCGGCCCGCATCCAGCAGAAACGGGCCGAAGGGGCCCTGGGGTATCTTCTGGCCGGGCGGCATCTCCCGGCGATCATGGTGGCGACGATGCTCGCCGGACTGGCCATCGGCGGGGTCTCCACGGTGGGCGTCGCCCAGAACGCCTACACCAAGGGGCTTTCGGCGGGCTGGTACAACGCGGCCTGGGGAACGGCGGGGATCCTGGTGGGCCTGATGGCGGCACGATTTCTGCGGAAATCCAGGGTCTTCACCATCTCCGAGATGATGGGACGCCTCTACGGCCCCTCGGCCCGCTTCGCCGCCGCGCTGGCGCAGCTGCTCATCATGATGGTCATCACCTCGCTGCAGTACGTAGCGGGCGGCGCGATCCTCACGGCGATCCTCCCCGATATCTTCAGCTTCCAGGGCGGCATGCTCACCACGGCGGGGCTCTTTGTGGGGATCGCCCTGGCGGGAGGCTATCTGGCGGGCAGCATCGCCAACCTGGTGAACGTGGTCGTCATCTACCTCGGGATCGCCGCGGCCCTCTTCGCATCCTTCGGCGCCTCGGGAGGCGTGGATGCAGTGGTGGCCGCGCTCCCGGCGGGAGGCCCCTGGTTCGACTGGACCACCGGGGTGGGGATCGCCGTGATCACCGCCTGGATGGTGGTGATGATCACCCAGGGATTCTCCGTGCAGGCCATCTCCCAGATCGCCTTCGCGGCCAAGGATGAAAAGGCCGCACAGCGGGGCTTCATCCTCGGCGGCATCATTATCCTCCCCGCCGGGTTTCTCTGCGCCCTCTTCGGCATCATCGCAGCGGCGGAGTTCCCCGGCCTCGAAAACTCGGCCATGGCGCTGCCCTCGCTGGTGGCGCACATCAGCCCCATGGTGGGCGGGATCTTTCTGGCCTCGCTCTGGGCCGCGGACATCTCAACAGCGGTGGGACTCTTGATGGGGAGCTCCACCCTCGTCCTGGAAGATATCGTCATGAAGCTGCTTCCCGAATCGAGCTGGAAGGGACGGGAGGTCATGATCTCACGGCTGGGCATCCTTTTAGTCAGCGCTCTGACGCTCTTCCTGGCTCTGACTTCGGTGAGCATCCTCAAGACCATCACCACGGCGCTGGCCATCACCGCCTCCTTTACGCTGCTGATCCTGTCGCGCCGTTTCTTCCCGGGGATCTGCAAGCGCGCCAACGGCTTCTGGACCATCTTCGCCTCCGTGGCCATCTGGGTGGTCTGGACCTTCGTCCCGGCCTCCCATGTGGTCCCCCACGTGGTCTATCTCGAATGGCCGATCTGCCTCGCCGTCTTTGTGCTGACCACGGTCTTCGGCCGTGAACCGGCAGGGGAACTCGAGGTGGACAGGGTCCTTTCGGGAGAATCGGCCACCGAGCAAGGATAG
- a CDS encoding Ldh family oxidoreductase yields MTPTFIPYDRLLAFTGKLLEAMGYPRDRAAETARVLVEADARGVPSHGVARLKFYKHNIDGGFAVPDAEPEVVHETPLSRVIDGHNGIGSHISRFAMDSCITKAKEIGAGFASVRNSNHFGMAGLWAEEAAREGQIGMAFTNTRRCAIVTHGREMLLGTNPIAVAIPTGKSLPFLLDMATTTVAHGKIEVYDRRDREMPLGWAVDEHGRGTRDAHHIERLFQKGTTCGGHLLLGGEGEELGGHKGYGLGLLVELLCSGLSLGRWSARTFQAPGSGITHFFAAIRLDLFGEQEAIEEHIAAILADIRSSERAAEGDRIYIHGEKEAEAREDSLRLGIPLDDATVRLLRGYAEQWGVASPL; encoded by the coding sequence ATGACACCGACGTTCATTCCCTACGACCGGCTCCTGGCGTTCACCGGAAAGCTCCTGGAGGCCATGGGCTACCCGCGCGATCGGGCCGCCGAGACGGCCCGGGTGCTGGTGGAGGCCGACGCCAGAGGTGTTCCCTCCCACGGGGTGGCCCGGCTGAAGTTCTACAAGCACAATATCGACGGCGGATTCGCCGTTCCCGACGCCGAACCGGAGGTGGTCCACGAAACCCCTCTCTCCAGGGTGATCGACGGCCACAACGGGATCGGTTCCCATATCTCACGCTTCGCCATGGACAGCTGCATCACAAAGGCGAAGGAAATCGGGGCGGGCTTCGCCTCGGTACGGAACTCCAACCACTTCGGGATGGCCGGTCTCTGGGCGGAAGAAGCGGCCCGGGAAGGCCAGATCGGCATGGCCTTCACCAACACCAGGCGGTGTGCCATCGTCACCCACGGCCGGGAGATGCTGCTGGGCACCAACCCCATCGCCGTGGCGATCCCCACGGGGAAATCGCTGCCTTTCCTGCTCGACATGGCCACCACCACGGTGGCCCACGGCAAGATCGAGGTCTACGACCGGCGGGACAGGGAGATGCCACTGGGATGGGCCGTGGACGAACACGGCCGGGGAACCCGCGACGCCCACCATATCGAGCGGCTCTTCCAGAAAGGCACCACCTGTGGGGGGCATCTGCTGCTCGGCGGGGAAGGGGAAGAGCTGGGCGGCCACAAGGGCTACGGTCTCGGTCTGCTGGTGGAACTGCTCTGCTCGGGCCTCTCGCTGGGCCGCTGGAGCGCCCGGACCTTTCAGGCACCGGGCAGCGGGATCACCCATTTCTTCGCCGCCATCAGACTGGATCTCTTCGGCGAACAGGAGGCCATCGAGGAACACATCGCCGCCATCCTGGCGGACATCCGCAGCAGCGAACGCGCCGCGGAAGGAGACCGGATCTACATCCACGGGGAGAAGGAAGCCGAGGCGAGAGAGGATTCGCTCCGACTGGGCATTCCCCTTGACGACGCCACCGTCCGGCTGCTCCGGGGCTACGCAGAACAGTGGGGGGTGGCGAGTCCACTCTAA